The Sporomusaceae bacterium genome window below encodes:
- a CDS encoding tripartite tricarboxylate transporter permease: protein MWESVLVGFTNFFEPMNVAVAIAGTAIGILFGSLPGFTATMGVAVFVPVSYFLTPQAALLLLSGIYCGAIYGGSVSAVLLGIPGTPASMPTTFDGFYLTKQGQAGKALHLSTFGSAMGGFLSSIALLLGAPVLAIFALKVGPPETMMLAFFGLSVVCMLTAENMVKGVLVGFLSLILATVGQDPVEGFPRFTYGLHEMIGGVPLVPVLIGIFSLPEIFLMIEGGAKNTVCPSVGPMAIKVSELAKHWWLTLKSAVIGIIIGIIPAAGPDIGSFLCYNEAKRSSKEPEKFGKGSWEGIIASEAGNNGVTGGSLIPLLTLSIPGSAPAAIFLGALYIHGLRPGPNLFTKHADITYTMLVGFMVIQILLYFIGLAFCKGACSVVKTPRSALAPMVVVLTVIGSYACDTTMFDVWVMFISGLIGYVMVKNDLPLSPIALGLILGPMLEQALQQSLIMFHGNILLVFTRPIAVLFFLFGVVSLSWPFINKWRQSRKVAD, encoded by the coding sequence ATGTGGGAAAGTGTTCTGGTTGGTTTCACTAACTTTTTCGAGCCGATGAATGTGGCCGTCGCCATAGCCGGTACGGCGATCGGCATCCTGTTCGGCTCTCTCCCCGGTTTCACGGCCACGATGGGTGTGGCGGTGTTTGTGCCTGTCTCGTATTTCCTGACGCCGCAGGCGGCGCTGCTGCTCCTTAGCGGCATTTATTGCGGCGCGATCTACGGCGGGTCGGTGTCGGCCGTGCTGCTGGGCATCCCGGGAACGCCGGCGTCGATGCCGACGACCTTTGACGGCTTCTATCTGACCAAACAGGGTCAGGCAGGAAAGGCGCTGCATCTGTCGACCTTCGGGTCGGCAATGGGCGGTTTTCTGAGTTCGATCGCCCTGCTGCTGGGCGCGCCGGTGCTGGCGATCTTCGCCCTGAAGGTGGGCCCGCCGGAGACGATGATGCTGGCTTTCTTCGGCCTGAGCGTTGTGTGCATGCTGACGGCGGAAAATATGGTCAAGGGCGTGCTGGTGGGTTTCCTGAGCCTGATACTGGCAACAGTCGGCCAGGATCCGGTGGAGGGTTTTCCGCGCTTTACTTACGGCCTGCACGAGATGATCGGCGGTGTGCCGCTGGTGCCGGTGCTGATCGGCATATTCTCGCTGCCGGAGATTTTCCTGATGATCGAAGGGGGGGCGAAGAATACCGTCTGCCCGTCGGTCGGTCCGATGGCGATCAAGGTAAGCGAGCTCGCCAAACACTGGTGGCTGACGCTGAAGTCGGCGGTCATCGGCATTATTATCGGCATCATCCCGGCGGCCGGGCCGGATATCGGCTCGTTCCTGTGCTATAACGAGGCGAAACGCTCGTCCAAAGAGCCGGAGAAGTTCGGCAAGGGTTCGTGGGAAGGCATCATTGCCTCGGAGGCGGGCAACAACGGCGTCACCGGCGGCTCGCTCATCCCGCTGCTGACGCTGAGCATTCCGGGGAGCGCCCCGGCGGCGATTTTCCTCGGCGCCCTCTATATCCACGGGCTTCGCCCCGGTCCCAACCTGTTCACCAAGCATGCCGACATCACCTATACGATGCTGGTCGGCTTTATGGTCATCCAGATACTGCTGTATTTCATCGGTCTGGCGTTCTGCAAGGGGGCCTGCTCGGTGGTCAAGACGCCGCGGAGCGCACTGGCGCCGATGGTGGTCGTGCTGACGGTCATCGGGTCGTACGCCTGCGATACGACGATGTTCGACGTGTGGGTGATGTTCATATCAGGCCTTATCGGCTATGTGATGGTCAAGAACGATCTGCCCCTGTCGCCGATCGCTCTGGGGCTCATCCTGGGACCGATGCTGGAGCAGGCGCTGCAGCAGTCGCTGATCATGTTCCACGGCAATATCCTGCTTGTCTTCACGCGACCGATCGCGGTGCTGTTCTTCCTGTTCGGGGTCGTGTCGCTGTCCTGGCCGTTTATTAACAAGTGGCGGCAGTCGCGCAAGGTTGCAGATTAA
- a CDS encoding tripartite tricarboxylate transporter TctB family protein: MLREEVIAINALLRVIPADALIAIVLLIGEIKLWVDAAGTPEKAQFYPRILLGCAMVLTLTLLVQAFIKAKRRSDRPPFVMNRQVAVMIAIIFAHIVSIYFLGYLLATIIFGIVAMAYLGMRDKKILFTVPVIVALALYILFTDLLFVSLPTGMLLEFLDL; encoded by the coding sequence TTGCTTCGGGAGGAGGTTATTGCCATTAACGCGTTACTGCGAGTCATTCCGGCTGATGCCCTCATCGCAATCGTTCTGCTTATCGGCGAGATCAAGCTGTGGGTAGATGCGGCGGGCACGCCCGAGAAAGCCCAGTTTTACCCCCGCATCCTGCTGGGCTGCGCGATGGTGCTGACACTGACGCTGCTTGTGCAGGCGTTTATAAAGGCCAAACGGCGAAGCGACAGGCCGCCGTTCGTGATGAACAGGCAGGTTGCGGTTATGATCGCCATTATTTTCGCGCATATAGTGAGTATTTATTTTCTCGGATATCTGCTTGCGACAATCATTTTCGGCATCGTCGCCATGGCGTACCTGGGGATGAGGGATAAAAAGATTCTTTTCACCGTCCCGGTGATCGTCGCCCTGGCTCTGTATATTCTGTTCACAGACCTGTTATTCGTGTCGCTGCCCACAGGTATGCTGCTCGAATTCCTGGACCTGTAG